In the Melanotaenia boesemani isolate fMelBoe1 chromosome 14, fMelBoe1.pri, whole genome shotgun sequence genome, AGCCTTTAACTTATCTCATCCCTGCTTTTtctagatgtgttgctgccatcacatTTAAGATTAGCTAACATtcttaattaaatagtgaaatgtCTCAATTTCAACATGATAAATTATGTTTATTGTAAGAAAATATAggttttatgagatttgcacATAATTATATTCTGGTTTAGGACCACAGCCTTGTTAGAATTGTGGTTTTACATACGATAAAGTCAATCTATGATTCACCTTTATCATGAGCTTAAAAAAAGTTAGACTTTGCTTTAAAACCAAAGACTAAATGCTTAGCTAGTATTGCATCCATTTGGCAAAACTGGCACAAAGTAAAGTCATTTTAagtatttctttaaatagaTGTGAACAAGCCCAAAGCAACAATGTCACATTTAtcacaaacttttattttaatctgatgagaaaCTAGGCTAGCGCCTCAAGAAAactataaaattaaatgaacaggagatatgtttgtttatataaacaggaaaactgaagcaaacaaagaaaaagaaactttaaaaaatcatCTTACTTACATttgcttgtaaaaaaaaacaacttttatttaCAATCCAGGTAgatataatatttaataacagaaaacatgtacaattatgttaaaatacaaaattttaaaaagctacTTCTGAAAAATTGAGGCATATCAGTTCATGGACTCGTGTATTTACTTGTAATGGTGCAGCTTGGCATTTCTTTGTATAGTGACAATTGTCTGTCTAAAGTGTACAAAAGCTTGACAGTGAGCCCTCGGCCCTTGCTTTAAGTTACTGtctttaaaactgcagaataATATGTACTTACCAAATGATCAAAACATGCAAATGTATGACATCTGATGTGAGCAGTGCTTTTATATTATATGAGGACAAAGAATGGGTGGGGGTAGCTAAGTGATGAAATGATGCTTGGTGGAAGTTAGCAGTTCAAATGAAAGTGTATTTGCATTTCCACTGATCATCAGTACTTGCTTGTAATTTTTTCATTAGAATGCACCTGAGAAGAGCATGGTAGAATACAAATGTGTGTGGATAAATACTGGGATGTGTGAGTATTACATGATACAGTACTGTACTTTTCCCTGCCTTCTGATTTGCCAGCCTGTGTCCACACAAAGCATGCAAATGTTTTGTGCATAGTCTGTATGCTGCATGCAAAGTTACTGTATAAATGTgcgactttgtgtgtgtgtatgggggtCATCTGATCAACCAGAGGAAGCCCAGCATGACAATCAGGAGACCTAAATGTTTGCTCACACACCCAACTGATGAACGACTGTGAGCATGAGTAGCATGAGGTGGGCAGTTAGAGTACGGCTCCAAACAGGCAGCATAGGCCATGACATGTGCCACATAGTTTTGCTCCTTCACCCCATGAAACAGATGAGCCATTGGGCCTTTGGCATAGATGGCAACATCCTCTCCTCCGTGTGTCTCAGCATCCAATGGAACAGCAGCCTGCTGCATGTACTCTTCATCATCTATAGAGATACATTAAGAGTGTAGTGTCACAAACCAAGAATTAAACTTAATCTTGTCAATTCAGAATAACTTCACTCTCCACTGTTACGTCATCGTCTTCAACCAGGTGAACAATTTCAGGAAAGAGCTGAACATTGATAAACTGGACCATCATGAGTCATGACTTTGCCACCTTGGCTTTTAGTACTTTTTAGCATTGCTATTATGGGAGATTTTGCTTTTAACTATTCACTTCATACATGTTTTTTCTTGCCATTTGGCTCATAGGAAGGTGTTTTGCAAATCTTCTGTAATTTACCTAATTAACCTAATTTACAGCATTTTCAAAGCCCAGGAAAATTTTCGAGACCTTGTCTTTGGCTCTTGAAGTAAAGCAAATGAATGCTGTACAGAAAGTAAGATAAAGTAGTTTcaaattatgataaaaatattgcaatCTTTTACATGATCCAGATAaaggttatttattttcataatgtGCAGATTGTTGCTAAAGTTTCTTTGAAAGCTTTACTTTCTCGCACCTCTAATTAGCTAATGTTGCATTAATATTTTGGCCTAATAGCCTTCATCTGAGTACAGATGTAGGCTTTTTGCAGTGGTCCATAAGTATCCAGATGGACacgtttttaaaaaaacaatccatCAAGGTGCCAAATGGGTTGAGTGTGCACTTTTGAAGCACATTAACTGGTTCCAAAAATAAAGGCAGACTCTTAAAAAACAgacacttttttattattttaagtcaTAGTATACTTCAAGGGTAGCGGTATTTCCACCTTCAGATATACACAGTCATGCAATGATTGTGGTGAATGGGGCAGAACAAGAGGAAGGGAAACTGGATCACTGCAGTCCAATATTCCACAGAAAGTggcaaacaactttttttttaaaaatacagtaacATGAACACACTGGGTTCTGTATTTCATCTTTGGTTAGAAAAACACAGGCATGAGTCAGCCATAACCACATCTGTCTTTGCTTTtgtatatacaaatatatacaaaAGCAAAGACAAGTAATTGCATCTTAAAGATATTAGTTTGTACTCACAGTAATCTACCAGTGTGATGTTCCCTCTGGTTCCATTTATGTGCACATAACCAGGACCATTGGCGTAAAGAATGCTAGTGAAAGGCATTTTATCATCAGCTTTCTTTGGTGCCAGACCTGGGTGAATATGAATAATAAAGgacaaatatttttacataGAAGCAAAATAAGGAAACACTTGTATTTTGACACAAAAACTAAAGCAATCAACTCCACATATGACTTACAGAAAGCGTCATTATAATCAAGTTCTTCAATGTTTCCACATTTCCACATTTGTCCACTTAAATCCACAGTGTCCTGTTATTCATTTACCTCACTGTATTATAatattagttttcattttcatgcaaTTGTTAATCTGAACTGCATAAAAGTGCTTTGAATCATACCAAAGATAGGATTCCCTCGCGGCGTGTTACCACCAAATGTGAAGACATGAGAGTGGTCAGCAGTTACCACAGTCAGTGTGTCAGATTCTCTGGTGAGCCGTGCTGCACGTTGAATGGCGCTGTCAAACATCACGGCTTCTGTCAGTGCCAATTTAGCAATGCCATCATGGTGACCATGATCAATTCTTCCTCGTAATGAAGCAtaacagaaaagaaatttaGACAAGGTCAAAaacatacctttttttttctttttttaattaaagattgtattattttaaaatatcctTGCAGTCTTTCAAATATGATTGAACAGAGAATATGTTTGttgtaatttaatataatatgatTATCATATGGTACTCATCTTCCACAAACAGGAAATATCCGTTTGGATTTTTTCTGAGGATTTGAATGGccttttctgtcatctccacAATAGATGGATCACGTGTGCTATTCCGGAAAACCTCGAATCTCATGTCCTTAGGCTCAAAAAGACCTGGAACCGCCGACAACAAGGATGTGAAATATCAGGTGCTGGCATGAAAAAAAGATGCAGctgtaaacagaaatgttaaGCTACATGATCAGTTTCGAGATAGTGAGAAAAAGATTGAAAAACACTTGAAGCTTATTTAAGAATATGAACATGAAAGCTACATATCAGTACGCCTAAAGATAGTAAAGATAATGACATCTATATTACACTCATATGCATCACACCAAGGAACACACCTTTAAGTCTTTATCACTGAAGTATGGGTTGATAATATCAGTCAACAGTAAATTTAAAGGGCGCCATCATGACTTTTTCACATAGCTGAAAGGATGAAAGATGACTTGAATATAATTGTTTCTAAACCCTTTTATTACTTATATAGGTGTAGATATATTATCATAAGTGTATACATACAGAAACAACAGTAGCTGAGATGGAGTTTAAACAATGCTGCAAACTGGATGTCTGCATCAAAGCAAGTGTAAACTTACCCATGAGACGGTCTGTGGTTTTAACATTAATTTCATTAAACTCTTTTCTGTGCCAAACATAGTGTGATTTCTTGTTCTGAAATGCAAACCAGTGTCAGATCAGTCAGCAGTAgcaacactttttttaaaacaaaagaaaaaaaaagattgaattaaaaacattttacactaataataataacgtTACCGGTTTGGCCTTTAACCACACATCAGTTAGGTTTTTCCTGTCTTTGCGGGCCCCCTTGCGAGAGTTAGAGGTAGGGTACTCTGGATCTGGGGTGCCTTTTGGTGTCATGTACATTCTGCCACCTCCCAGAATCACCTTAAAAACACCAAAGAGAA is a window encoding:
- the alpi.1 gene encoding alkaline phosphatase, intestinal, tandem duplicate 1, with the translated sequence MLMAHCRPYSLQVILLGPILAAVGLATMDNQVLHELEKEPAYWDAQAKETLDAALKLRPREHRAKNIILFLGDGMGVSTVSAARILRGQMDGGSGEETMLAMDTFPYVALSKTYSVDKQVADSASTATAYHCGVKANAKTVGLSANAVAYECNTTFGNEVYSVLRRAKAQGKSVGIVTTTRVQHASPAAAYAHSVSRSWYSDSDLPSSAHRHGCVDIATQLVTNFDIDVILGGGRMYMTPKGTPDPEYPTSNSRKGARKDRKNLTDVWLKAKPNKKSHYVWHRKEFNEINVKTTDRLMGLFEPKDMRFEVFRNSTRDPSIVEMTEKAIQILRKNPNGYFLFVEGGRIDHGHHDGIAKLALTEAVMFDSAIQRAARLTRESDTLTVVTADHSHVFTFGGNTPRGNPIFGLAPKKADDKMPFTSILYANGPGYVHINGTRGNITLVDYYDEEYMQQAAVPLDAETHGGEDVAIYAKGPMAHLFHGVKEQNYVAHVMAYAACLEPYSNCPPHATHAHSRSSVGCVSKHLGLLIVMLGFLWLIR